The following are encoded together in the Numida meleagris isolate 19003 breed g44 Domestic line chromosome 19, NumMel1.0, whole genome shotgun sequence genome:
- the ZNF335 gene encoding zinc finger protein 335 isoform X3: MEESEVPSSSDAAPQAAREEPSESGVGTSEAVSVSADSSDAAAGPALPCRADDSDVGQSSDRGAVCLEEVSESSSSTDAVPRIYLPDSSSIAQSTLVSSVSTVSQSIMVSESPQVLVHSSVISDGATVVSDSTASTSSDLGSAIDKIIESTIGPDIIQSCIAVTSAEDGGAETTQYLILQGPDDGAPIVSQMSTSALANSLAIEAIADGPTSTCLDQPGPSEQSEALELPAQPDQVREADGGEELDQPDLETLEEMMEVVVVQQFKCKMCQYKSVSKKTLINHMKERHFQPAGSALTFKKGRPRKGGSAPKSAEEEVAEEEEDDDIMDAGAIDDPEEDSDYNPAEDEPRGRQPKNNRTVPTSSEERPRRRPGRPRKFPRLGDVPQDMPEGEEVEPQVTSQSTPSCELQNSEAASSSGLENGTSESLAEPSISQSDSENKDPSSNTGPEEADVVPRRRGRPSRRFLGKKYRKYYYKSPKPLMRPYLCRICGSRFLTHEDLRFHVNSHEANDPQLFKCLQCSYRSRRWSSLKEHMFNHVGSKPYKCEECNYTSVYKKDVIRHSTVHSRDRKKRADPPPKLNSFPCPVCNRIYPMQKRLTQHMKTHSTEKPHMCDKCGKSFKKRYTFKMHLLTHIQAIANRRFKCEFCDYVCEDKKVLLNHQLSHMSDKPYKCSFCKYSTFREDFLVSHMAVKHTGGKPFACEFCHFTTKHKKNLRLHVHCRHADSFEEWAQRHPEEPPCRRRPFFTLQQIEELKQQHRQVQAPAEPEASPPAPLGPVTYQAVQAVPGTEPPILSQDSLEGATIIYEQGVDGSAELATQTALDLLLNMSTQRELATGSLQVAVVKPDDSGEVQASCEPQAQEEGAELDSSEQQQQKLVTLHMADRGETLVQEAYEEAALGGSELQQITIPFGGTTEYSIITPISEEIQAPGTLYSEEEGSAETSHAVVVSEAVMTEVLKDHNNHYIMSSGVPGNQLQHMEPLNGDAAFPLPAEGQETQPAGVKWPLVQCVTRQLQKDSTLSPTSEGQEVTSPKVKWPALQGMARKLSCKVSTAKKLSCKISTAKKFSCKICTAMFTGRAEMESHKRAHIGPSTFKCPDCPFTAALWPEVRSHMVQHASLRPHKCTHCSFASKNKKDLRRHMLTHTNEKPFACQICGQRFNRNGHLKFHMQRLHSSKGKKPEAPAAAAQQTIILNSDEDTLATLQTALQSGQAVLAPERLQQALGQEHIIVAQEQSITSQEEATYIQEITTADGQTVQHLVTSDNQVQYIIAQDGVQHLLPHEYVVVPEGHHIQVQDGQITHIQYEQGSQFLQEPQIQYMPVSPEQQLVTQAQLEAAAHSAVSAVADAAMAQAQSVFTTEATAEQIQQLQQGIHYDVITLAD; this comes from the exons GAGGAGGTGTctgagagcagctccagcacggATGCGGTTCCCCGGATTTACCTGCCCGATTCATCCTCCATCGCGCAGTCCACCTTGGTTTCCAGCGTCTCCACCGTGAGCCAGTCCATCATGGTGTCGGAGTCCCCGCAGGTCCTGGTCCACTCCAGCGTCATCAGCGACGGAGCCACGGTTGTGTCAGACTCCACCGCGTCCACCTCCTCGGACCTGGGTTCTGCCATCGACAAAATCATTGAGTCCACCATTGGGCCTGACATCATCCAGA gCTGCATAGCTGTGACCAGTGCTGAAGATGGGGGAGCAGAGACTACTCAGTACCTCATTCTGCAAGGGCCCGATGATG GTGCCCCCATTGTGTCCCAGATGTCCACTTCTGCTCTGGCCAATAGCTTGGCAATAGAAGCTATTGCTGATGGGCCGACCTCCACGTGCCTTGACCAGCCAGGCCCTTCGGAGCAGTCAGAAGCTCTGGAACTGCCCGCGCAGCCGGACCAGGTTCGAGAGGCAGATGGTGGGGAGGAGCTGGACCAGCCGGACTTGGAGACCTTGGAGGAGATGATGGAAGTGGTGGTGGTGCAGCAGTTCAAGTGCAAAATGTGTCAGTACAAGAGTGTCTCCAAGAAAACGCTGATCAACCACATGAAAGAGCGACACTTCCAGCCAG CGGGTTCAGCTTTGACTTTCAAGAAAGGACGTCCACGAAAGGGGGGTTCTGCTCCAAAGTCTGCAGAGGAAGAGgttgcagaggaagaagaagatgatGATATCATGGATGCTGGTGCTATCGATGACCCTGAAG AGGATAGTGACTATAATCCTGCTGAAGATGAGCCCCGTGGGCGACAGCCCAAGAACAACCGCACTGTCCCCACGTCCAGCGAGGAGAGGCCGCGGCGACGCCCAGGGAGGCCCCGCAAGTTTCCTCGCCTGGGGGATGTGCCCCAGGACATGCCCGAAG GAGAGGAGGTGGAGCCCCAGGTGACGTCCCAAAGCACACCcagctgtgagctgcagaaTTCAGAAGCAGCCAGTTCCTCTGGCCTGGAGAACGGGACCAGCGAGAGCTTGGCAGAGCCCAGCATCAGCCAGTCTGACTCGGAGAATAAGGACCCTTCCTCCAACACTGGCCCCGAGGAAGCAGACGTCGTCCCCAGGAGGCGAGGCCGGCCCTCCCGCCGCTTCCTGGGCAAGAAATACCGCAA GTACTACTACAAATCGCCCAAGCCCTTGATGAGGCCCTACCTTTGTCGGATCTGCGGCTCGCGTTTCCTCACGCACGAGGATCTGCGTTTCCACGTCAACTCACACGAGGCCAATGACCCGCAGCTCTTCAAGTGTCTCCAGTGCAGCTACCGCTCCCGACGCTGGTCCTCCCTCAAG GAACACATGTTCAACCACGTAGGCAGCAAGCCCTACAAGTGCGAGGAGTGCAATTACACCAGCGTGTACAAGAAGGACGTCATCCGACACTCCACAGTGCACAGTCGGGATAG gaaGAAGAGAGCTGATCCG CCTCCAAAGCTGAACTCCTTCCCATGCCCCGTATGCAACCGTATCTACCCCATGCAGAAGAGGCTTACTCAGCACATGAAGACACACAGCACGGAGAAGCCGCACATGTGTGACAAG TGTGGGAAGTCCTTTAAGAAGCGCTACACGTTCAAGATGCACCTGCTGACACATATCCAGGCCATTGCTAACCGCAG GTTCAAATGTGAGTTCTGTGACTACGTCTGCGAGGACAAAAAGGTCCTGCTGAACCACCAGCTGTCACATATGAGCGACAAGCCCTACAAGTGCAGCTTCTGCAAGTACTCCACCTTCCGGGAGGACTTCCTGGTCTCACACATGGCCGTCAAGCACACGG GAGGGAAGCCCTTTGCCTGTGAGTTCTGTCACTTCACCACCAAGCACAAGAAGAACCTGCGCCTCCACGTGCACTGCCGCCATGCCGACTCCTTCGAGGAGTGGGCACAGAGGCACCCCGAGGAGCCGCcctgccgccgccgcccctTCTTCACCCTGCAGCAGATCGaggagctgaagcagcagcaccgcCAAGTGCAGGCCCCAGCTGAGCCAGAGGCCAGTCCACCT GCCCCTCTCGGCCCTGTCACCTACCAGGCGGTGCAGGCAGTGCCCGGGACGGAGCCTCCCATCCTTTCTCAGGATTCTCTGGAGGGGGCCACCATTATCTATGAACAAG GTGTGGATGGATCGGCAGAGCTCGCCACGCAGACCGCCCTGGATCTTTTGCTGAACATGAGTACTCAGCGAGAGCTTGCTACGGGCTCGCTGCAG GTGGCAGTAGTGAAACCAGATGATTCAGGAGAGGTGCAGGCCTCTTGTGAACCACAGGCACAGGAGGAAGGGGCGGAGCTGGAttcctctgagcagcagcagcagaagttggTGACACTGCACATGGCAGACCGTGGGGAGACGCTGGTGCAGGAGGCTTACGAGGAGGCGGCCCTGGgtggctcagagctgcagcagatcACTATTCCCTTTGGCGGGACAACGGAGTACAGCATCATTACACCCATTAGTGAGGAGATTCAGGCTCCAGGCACGCTGTACAG TGAGGAGGAGGGCTCTGCAGAGACTTCACACGCAGTCGTGGTGAGCGAAGCTGTGATGACAGAGGTTCTGAAGGACCATAACAACCACTACATCATGTCATCCGGTGTCCCAGGGAACCAGCTGCAACACATGGAG CCCCTCAATGGAGATGCTGCCTTCCCTTTGCCGGCAGAGGGCCAGGAGACACAGCCAGCTGGTGTCAAGTGGCCCCTGGTGCAGTGTGTCACCCGGCAGCTTCAGAAGGACTCAACTTTGTCCCCCACCTCTGAAGGGCAAGAAGTCACGTCCCCCAAGGTCAAGTGGCCTGCACTCCAAGGCATGGCCAGGAAGCTCTCGTGCAAGGTTTCCACAGCCAAGAAGCTCTCATGCAAGATTTCCACAGCCAAAAAGTTTTCCTGCAAGATTTGCACAGCCATGTTTACAGGGAGAGCAGAAATGGAGAGTCACAAGAGAGCCCACATTGGGCCCAGCACCTTCAAGTGTCCTGACTGTCCATTCACTGCAGCCCTCTGGCCAGAGGTTCGG AGCCACATGGTCCAGCATGCCAGCCTTCGGCCACACAAGTGCACCCACTGCAGCTTTGCCTCCAAGAACAAGAAGGACCTGCGCAGACACATGCTAACACACACCAATGAGAAGCCCTTTGCCTGCCAGATTTGTGGGCAGAG GTTCAACCGTAATGGACACCTCAAGTTCCACATGCAGCGTTTGCACAGCTCAAAGGGGAAGAAGCCAGAGgcgcctgcagctgctgcccagcagacCATCATACTGAACAGTGATGAGGACACACTGGCCACCCTGCAGA CGGCTCTGCAGTCCGGGCAGGCGGTGCTGGCCCCCGAGCGGCTACAGCAGGCGCTGGGGCAGGAGCACATCATTGTTGCTCAGGAGCAGAGCATCACGAGCCAG GAGGAGGCAACATACATCCAGGAGATCACTACCGCCGACGGACAGACAGTACAGCACTTAGTGACATCTGACAACCAG GTTCAATACATCATTGCCCAGGATGGCGTGCAGCACTTGCTTCCCCACGAGTACGTTGTTGTCCCGGAAGGACATCACATCCAG GTACAGGATGGTCAGATCACTCACATCCAGTACGAACAAGGtagccagtttctccaggagccACAG ATCCAGTACATGCCTGTCTCACCTGAGCAGCAGCTTGTCACCCAGGCtcagctggaagcagctgctCACTCAGCAGTCTCAG cagtggCTGATGCTGCCATGGCTCAGGCACAGAGCGTGTTCACCACGGAGGCAACGGCTGAGCAGATCCAGCAGTTGCAGCAGGGAATCCACTACGATGTCATCACGCTGGCGGATTAG
- the ZNF335 gene encoding zinc finger protein 335 isoform X2 — protein sequence MEESEVPSSSDAAPQAAREEPSESGVGTSEAVSVSADSSDAAAGPALPCRADDSDVGQSSDRGAVCLEEVSESSSSTDAVPRIYLPDSSSIAQSTLVSSVSTVSQSIMVSESPQVLVHSSVISDGATVVSDSTASTSSDLGSAIDKIIESTIGPDIIQSCIAVTSAEDGGAETTQYLILQGPDDGAPIVSQMSTSALANSLAIEAIADGPTSTCLDQPGPSEQSEALELPAQPDQVREADGGEELDQPDLETLEEMMEVVVVQQFKCKMCQYKSVSKKTLINHMKERHFQPAGSALTFKKGRPRKGGSAPKSAEEEVAEEEEDDDIMDAGAIDDPEEDSDYNPAEDEPRGRQPKNNRTVPTSSEERPRRRPGRPRKFPRLGDVPQDMPEGEEVEPQVTSQSTPSCELQNSEAASSSGLENGTSESLAEPSISQSDSENKDPSSNTGPEEADVVPRRRGRPSRRFLGKKYRKYMGRRYYYKSPKPLMRPYLCRICGSRFLTHEDLRFHVNSHEANDPQLFKCLQCSYRSRRWSSLKEHMFNHVGSKPYKCEECNYTSVYKKDVIRHSTVHSRDRKKRADPPPKLNSFPCPVCNRIYPMQKRLTQHMKTHSTEKPHMCDKCGKSFKKRYTFKMHLLTHIQAIANRRFKCEFCDYVCEDKKVLLNHQLSHMSDKPYKCSFCKYSTFREDFLVSHMAVKHTGGKPFACEFCHFTTKHKKNLRLHVHCRHADSFEEWAQRHPEEPPCRRRPFFTLQQIEELKQQHRQVQAPAEPEASPPAPLGPVTYQAVQAVPGTEPPILSQDSLEGATIIYEQGVDGSAELATQTALDLLLNMSTQRELATGSLQVAVVKPDDSGEVQASCEPQAQEEGAELDSSEQQQQKLVTLHMADRGETLVQEAYEEAALGGSELQQITIPFGGTTEYSIITPISEEIQAPGTLYSEEEGSAETSHAVVVSEAVMTEVLKDHNNHYIMSSGVPGNQLQHMEPLNGDAAFPLPAEGQETQPAGVKWPLVQCVTRQLQKDSTLSPTSEGQEVTSPKVKWPALQGMARKLSCKVSTAKKLSCKISTAKKFSCKICTAMFTGRAEMESHKRAHIGPSTFKCPDCPFTAALWPEVRSHMVQHASLRPHKCTHCSFASKNKKDLRRHMLTHTNEKPFACQICGQRFNRNGHLKFHMQRLHSSKGKKPEAPAAAAQQTIILNSDEDTLATLQTALQSGQAVLAPERLQQALGQEHIIVAQEQSITSQEEATYIQEITTADGQTVQHLVTSDNQVQYIIAQDGVQHLLPHEYVVVPEGHHIQVQDGQITHIQYEQGSQFLQEPQIQYMPVSPEQQLVTQAQLEAAAHSAVSVADAAMAQAQSVFTTEATAEQIQQLQQGIHYDVITLAD from the exons GAGGAGGTGTctgagagcagctccagcacggATGCGGTTCCCCGGATTTACCTGCCCGATTCATCCTCCATCGCGCAGTCCACCTTGGTTTCCAGCGTCTCCACCGTGAGCCAGTCCATCATGGTGTCGGAGTCCCCGCAGGTCCTGGTCCACTCCAGCGTCATCAGCGACGGAGCCACGGTTGTGTCAGACTCCACCGCGTCCACCTCCTCGGACCTGGGTTCTGCCATCGACAAAATCATTGAGTCCACCATTGGGCCTGACATCATCCAGA gCTGCATAGCTGTGACCAGTGCTGAAGATGGGGGAGCAGAGACTACTCAGTACCTCATTCTGCAAGGGCCCGATGATG GTGCCCCCATTGTGTCCCAGATGTCCACTTCTGCTCTGGCCAATAGCTTGGCAATAGAAGCTATTGCTGATGGGCCGACCTCCACGTGCCTTGACCAGCCAGGCCCTTCGGAGCAGTCAGAAGCTCTGGAACTGCCCGCGCAGCCGGACCAGGTTCGAGAGGCAGATGGTGGGGAGGAGCTGGACCAGCCGGACTTGGAGACCTTGGAGGAGATGATGGAAGTGGTGGTGGTGCAGCAGTTCAAGTGCAAAATGTGTCAGTACAAGAGTGTCTCCAAGAAAACGCTGATCAACCACATGAAAGAGCGACACTTCCAGCCAG CGGGTTCAGCTTTGACTTTCAAGAAAGGACGTCCACGAAAGGGGGGTTCTGCTCCAAAGTCTGCAGAGGAAGAGgttgcagaggaagaagaagatgatGATATCATGGATGCTGGTGCTATCGATGACCCTGAAG AGGATAGTGACTATAATCCTGCTGAAGATGAGCCCCGTGGGCGACAGCCCAAGAACAACCGCACTGTCCCCACGTCCAGCGAGGAGAGGCCGCGGCGACGCCCAGGGAGGCCCCGCAAGTTTCCTCGCCTGGGGGATGTGCCCCAGGACATGCCCGAAG GAGAGGAGGTGGAGCCCCAGGTGACGTCCCAAAGCACACCcagctgtgagctgcagaaTTCAGAAGCAGCCAGTTCCTCTGGCCTGGAGAACGGGACCAGCGAGAGCTTGGCAGAGCCCAGCATCAGCCAGTCTGACTCGGAGAATAAGGACCCTTCCTCCAACACTGGCCCCGAGGAAGCAGACGTCGTCCCCAGGAGGCGAGGCCGGCCCTCCCGCCGCTTCCTGGGCAAGAAATACCGCAAGTACATGGGGCGCAG GTACTACTACAAATCGCCCAAGCCCTTGATGAGGCCCTACCTTTGTCGGATCTGCGGCTCGCGTTTCCTCACGCACGAGGATCTGCGTTTCCACGTCAACTCACACGAGGCCAATGACCCGCAGCTCTTCAAGTGTCTCCAGTGCAGCTACCGCTCCCGACGCTGGTCCTCCCTCAAG GAACACATGTTCAACCACGTAGGCAGCAAGCCCTACAAGTGCGAGGAGTGCAATTACACCAGCGTGTACAAGAAGGACGTCATCCGACACTCCACAGTGCACAGTCGGGATAG gaaGAAGAGAGCTGATCCG CCTCCAAAGCTGAACTCCTTCCCATGCCCCGTATGCAACCGTATCTACCCCATGCAGAAGAGGCTTACTCAGCACATGAAGACACACAGCACGGAGAAGCCGCACATGTGTGACAAG TGTGGGAAGTCCTTTAAGAAGCGCTACACGTTCAAGATGCACCTGCTGACACATATCCAGGCCATTGCTAACCGCAG GTTCAAATGTGAGTTCTGTGACTACGTCTGCGAGGACAAAAAGGTCCTGCTGAACCACCAGCTGTCACATATGAGCGACAAGCCCTACAAGTGCAGCTTCTGCAAGTACTCCACCTTCCGGGAGGACTTCCTGGTCTCACACATGGCCGTCAAGCACACGG GAGGGAAGCCCTTTGCCTGTGAGTTCTGTCACTTCACCACCAAGCACAAGAAGAACCTGCGCCTCCACGTGCACTGCCGCCATGCCGACTCCTTCGAGGAGTGGGCACAGAGGCACCCCGAGGAGCCGCcctgccgccgccgcccctTCTTCACCCTGCAGCAGATCGaggagctgaagcagcagcaccgcCAAGTGCAGGCCCCAGCTGAGCCAGAGGCCAGTCCACCT GCCCCTCTCGGCCCTGTCACCTACCAGGCGGTGCAGGCAGTGCCCGGGACGGAGCCTCCCATCCTTTCTCAGGATTCTCTGGAGGGGGCCACCATTATCTATGAACAAG GTGTGGATGGATCGGCAGAGCTCGCCACGCAGACCGCCCTGGATCTTTTGCTGAACATGAGTACTCAGCGAGAGCTTGCTACGGGCTCGCTGCAG GTGGCAGTAGTGAAACCAGATGATTCAGGAGAGGTGCAGGCCTCTTGTGAACCACAGGCACAGGAGGAAGGGGCGGAGCTGGAttcctctgagcagcagcagcagaagttggTGACACTGCACATGGCAGACCGTGGGGAGACGCTGGTGCAGGAGGCTTACGAGGAGGCGGCCCTGGgtggctcagagctgcagcagatcACTATTCCCTTTGGCGGGACAACGGAGTACAGCATCATTACACCCATTAGTGAGGAGATTCAGGCTCCAGGCACGCTGTACAG TGAGGAGGAGGGCTCTGCAGAGACTTCACACGCAGTCGTGGTGAGCGAAGCTGTGATGACAGAGGTTCTGAAGGACCATAACAACCACTACATCATGTCATCCGGTGTCCCAGGGAACCAGCTGCAACACATGGAG CCCCTCAATGGAGATGCTGCCTTCCCTTTGCCGGCAGAGGGCCAGGAGACACAGCCAGCTGGTGTCAAGTGGCCCCTGGTGCAGTGTGTCACCCGGCAGCTTCAGAAGGACTCAACTTTGTCCCCCACCTCTGAAGGGCAAGAAGTCACGTCCCCCAAGGTCAAGTGGCCTGCACTCCAAGGCATGGCCAGGAAGCTCTCGTGCAAGGTTTCCACAGCCAAGAAGCTCTCATGCAAGATTTCCACAGCCAAAAAGTTTTCCTGCAAGATTTGCACAGCCATGTTTACAGGGAGAGCAGAAATGGAGAGTCACAAGAGAGCCCACATTGGGCCCAGCACCTTCAAGTGTCCTGACTGTCCATTCACTGCAGCCCTCTGGCCAGAGGTTCGG AGCCACATGGTCCAGCATGCCAGCCTTCGGCCACACAAGTGCACCCACTGCAGCTTTGCCTCCAAGAACAAGAAGGACCTGCGCAGACACATGCTAACACACACCAATGAGAAGCCCTTTGCCTGCCAGATTTGTGGGCAGAG GTTCAACCGTAATGGACACCTCAAGTTCCACATGCAGCGTTTGCACAGCTCAAAGGGGAAGAAGCCAGAGgcgcctgcagctgctgcccagcagacCATCATACTGAACAGTGATGAGGACACACTGGCCACCCTGCAGA CGGCTCTGCAGTCCGGGCAGGCGGTGCTGGCCCCCGAGCGGCTACAGCAGGCGCTGGGGCAGGAGCACATCATTGTTGCTCAGGAGCAGAGCATCACGAGCCAG GAGGAGGCAACATACATCCAGGAGATCACTACCGCCGACGGACAGACAGTACAGCACTTAGTGACATCTGACAACCAG GTTCAATACATCATTGCCCAGGATGGCGTGCAGCACTTGCTTCCCCACGAGTACGTTGTTGTCCCGGAAGGACATCACATCCAG GTACAGGATGGTCAGATCACTCACATCCAGTACGAACAAGGtagccagtttctccaggagccACAG ATCCAGTACATGCCTGTCTCACCTGAGCAGCAGCTTGTCACCCAGGCtcagctggaagcagctgctCACTCAGCAGTCTCAG tggCTGATGCTGCCATGGCTCAGGCACAGAGCGTGTTCACCACGGAGGCAACGGCTGAGCAGATCCAGCAGTTGCAGCAGGGAATCCACTACGATGTCATCACGCTGGCGGATTAG